The window gaaaggaagaaaggaaaggaagaaaagaaaaggaaagaaaggaaagaagaaagaaaaggaaggaaaaggaaagaaggaaggaaggaaggaaggaaggaaggaaggaaggaaggaaggaaggaaggaaggaaggaaggaaggaaggaaggaaggaaggaaagagaaaaaagaagaggaagaggaggaggagaatatacattatctcatttgatcctcataaccctgtgagataggtgctattatctccattttgcagatgaggaaactgaggcagttagtGCTTGAGGTTGGAGTTTTGGAATCTATCCCTAGTATACTGCCTCTTCCTTTCTCATTACTAAGCATCATGCCTTCCAGAAGACCAGTAAGAATCCCCTTTTCCACTACTTTTTATCCCCACCCATTATCTTGTAGTTGTACTCCCAGCACcgagcacagtgcctagcacatagtaagaccataataaatactttatctTCATCTATATCTTGATTATTAAGAAGTACCATCAGCATTAACAAAAGGAATGCAAATGCATTCaaagcaaaacaagaagaaaactcTCTTCATATTATCAAGTTATTTTTTGTGTAAATTTTTGTGTATTGTGTATTGTGTATAGAATGTCatggttgtttttttccctttttttatttttttccttttttattttttttatttttttctgcattttaataattgtttttcttttttacttctgtattttaataattgtttttctttttgaaatttaattaaattaattaaaattttattaaattgattaattttttattctgcattttattgtttttctttttccttcagtcTTTTAACCCCTCAAAATATTCCCCAGAATGGCCAAAAAAGGCTTTTCAatatctctcccctttccctgtAATGAGCCCTGAAAgtcctgtttcatttttttccccttttcttttttttttttttgcggcaTTTTTGTGTCCATAGTGCCTAACCCAggaacagatatttaataaaagagtGTTGCATTGACTTGAACTAAATTAGATTAGACTGGATTGGACCACATTGTTCTGAATCTTCCCAGAAGTTACACCCTTAggatccagaaaaagaaactattttcagCGATTATTGAAGAACTCCACTTTGTTTAGGAAAAAGATTCCAAGACCAGTAGGTCTAAAAACACAGCTTCAAATTTCTCCAGTTTTGTTGAAAGGCAGGGCCTTTCTCTTCTGTCTCAAGCCTGTAGTCTTCCCTCAAAGTGTGAGAAGTTAAGTCTCCATGCCATTGAATTCTACAAGCTCTTGACACCCAAAGACTTGGCTAAATACTTCTAGAAAAGCATAAGATTGAGatgcaaaattagaaaaagaaaaggattttaacTTGATTTCCTAGgaccataaatttagagctggaaagcacTTTTAGAAGgcctttattttacaggtggggGAAATGAGGCCtaatagcacccatctcccaggattgttttaaggaccaaatgagataatctctGTAAATCACTCTGCAAACTGCAAAGTGCTAGGTAAATACTAGTTAGCATTATCATCACTCTCTAACTCCATATCTGGTTAGTGGTTGCTAACACTGAGCACTCTCTGAGGGGATTTACTGCCTCCTTGCCTCACCCAGACCAAATTTTTAAGGACTTCTTTCCAGCAGATATACTGCTGGTTATAGGACCTAAATCACAGAACATGAAATTAAGCAGAGGGAAATTATTTTAACAGACACAGATTTGGGGTTGCGAGTGagtgaaaaagaaacagagaccaTTCTGTCCAAGTTTGGGAAGATAAGGGTCATCTTGTACTTTGAGAAGGCTCTTAGAGGCCATCCCTCCCCTAACTGTTACATAAATcaaaaaatattggggaggaagaTATTCctcataaaaatacaatttttatattaaatgtcTACcttcaaatcacaaaataactTTGTACTCCCCAGAAAACCTCAGATTAGGcccttaaattcaacaaacatacaAGGCATttgttggtcagtcatttcaAAGGtaactgactcttcatgaccccatttgggattttctttgcagagatactggaggggtttgccatttccttctctggctctttttacagataaggaaagtaaggcaaacagggtgaagtgacctggccagagtcatacaactCATAAGCTTCTGAGGCCCgatttcaggtctggtgctctatcccacCACGCAGGTAACCCTTGCACAAGGTATAACTTCATGGAATATAGCCTGCCCTGAGATTTAAAGAATTTGAAGACATCACAAATTCTTGCAATATTTCATACCATTTGGATCTATTTATATGGCtatgtatatatcaaatataatatatttgatatgtcaggatacaaaaaaattttttcttaagctcctactatgtgtagATACAAATAATAGTTTGcactttgcttttaaaataatgctttgggGACTGAAAAGCACTTTATGTTCTCTCATCCTATCTTCACAAAAATCCTCTGAggaaaatgctgttattattcccggCCACGCTTTCTTCCACCTCctcaatgacaaaaatgaaacattctctgccctcaagaagcatgCATTCTGTCATCCTCTCCCATCCTCtcatctcctccttcttctccctcattCACAAGCTTGACAATGAAAGGGAAGAGCTATGGATTCCCAAAAGAGTCCAACTGTGAGAACTCGGGCCAGGTGAGGGACCTGGGCAATACTTAACCATTGCCACAAGAGGGCAAAAAGGACTCAGAGACCTGAGGTATCAGTGAAAAAGGGAGATGAGGGAGACAGGGTCAGTTGCTTGAGTTTGGAAATCTCTAACCTTCTTAACATGGGGAGCCTGGTAGTAAGCAGGCCTCCAGTTCCCTCTGCAAGAAAGATCTCACCTAGAGACACTCAGATCTGGCTCACCCATCCCCTAGAGTCGGGCACCAGAAATCCTGTTTCCACCAGATAGACCTGCTCCTCCTCACAGGTCAAGTTCCAACAGGTATGGAAATACTAACTCCACCTCTTCCTCTATCCTGACCTTCCCAGAATTGACACAGGAACTGTCCCGTTGCTAATGGTGCCTCATTTTTCTTCCACAGGTAAGGTTGCTCATTCACCTGCAGGAGAGTTTTCAGAGAAATGGAGCAGATCTGGGTCGACTCTCAAGCTGGCAGTCTGGGATCTGTGAAGTATCAGAAGCTACTTTTCCAGGAATCTGAatctgaggaagaggaagaggatgaagaggaggaggaggaggaggaggaggaaatgaaagtgGTGCTATTTCCAGACTCAGGTCACCAAAGGGCTCCACAAGCGTGAGTTGAGGGGAGGTTGATGTTGTCCTGTACCTACCCTGTGTGCtaagaggtaaaaaagaaagcACGTGAGAgtcagtgagagagagacagtcagacagaCAGTGAGAGATGTCCCTGCAGAATGCCATTTTTTATAAGGTCAGTAGAAATGGCATGAGCCCAAGGATCGGACCTCAGTTGGTCTCTTGGCTCAAGTTCCCTTTCTTCTAAGCCTGATCTTATGACTCCTACACCTGTCGGGACCTGCTGGGCACTGAGCTTACCTAGCaattatttgaataataataacacattccTAAACAGCTTTAAAGGACACAAGTACTTTCTTGACAATGACTCTGCTAGGTAGACAGTGCAAGGATTAATGTCATCCCCTTGTGCAGGTGAGGAGATTTTGCCTAAGAATCTCAAGCTTTGTTCCAATGAGATTAGATCCAAAAATCTGAGATTCAAAGTGTATGTATCAGCAACTCTGGACCGCCACCCTCGGGAGTTCAGTCCTGAGGACACTGAGACAGCAAACCTCATGGCAGGGGTCCCTGACCACCTATCCCAAAGCAGCATTCTTCACCATCTAAAACCACCCAGTTAGCAAGATTTCCCCCCCAGAGGACCTGCCTGACAAGCTCAGCTTCTTTGACGGATTTTCCACCCACCCACTCTCTGTATCCACAGAAATCCTGCCCAAAGCAGACTGAAGATCTGGACTGGGATACTTTCAGCCCTCCTGCTGCTTGGACTAAGCTTCTACTTGGCTGCCAGACAGTTGAAGCTCACGGGGGCCTCTGACCAACCCCAGGAAGTGGCAGCTGATCAGGTCCAGAGCCTTGATCACCACACATCTGGACACCACCACAGCCCTGGCGTGTACCCTCATGGAGCGGTCATCAGTGAGTCAGGTCAGTGGGATAGGAAGGGAAGGAGCAGGAGCAAGCGGGGAGATGGAAAGAGGCATAGGGACGCAGGGGTGGATGTGCAAGAAATGCTCTCGGGCCCCCCATTAACCTATCTTCCTCCCCTATCACAGACACGTGTTCCATCCTGGGGAGAGACCTGCTGCTGGATGGGGGGAACGTGGTGGATGCAGGGGTAGGAACTGCCCTCTGCCTGGCATTAGTGCATCCCCATGAAACAGGATTGGGTTAGTATGATTCCCAAGTCTCCCAGAATCGTCACAAATAATATCCTGAGTCTTCCTCTATTCTCCATATTTTCTAGATCAGGAAAAAACCCTAATTCTTCAGGATGGTGTCAGCATGACCCATCCAGAAGTATTTGAGTAAAAGTGGTCAGGAAATGCTATAAAGGGGGGTGGTTTCAGGTGAAGAATAACTAGATTTGAACAGTAGTATGAAACAGGGGAGAGAATACTGAACTTGGGATCAAGAAGaccaaatcccatttctgacattaagtactgtgtgatcctaagcaagtcacttaccatctctgagcctcagtatcCCCATCTGTCAGATGAGGAGGCTGGACTGGAAAGCCTCTAGCTGTAGAGCCTGTGATCCTGGATgacctctgaagttccttctaacCGTATAATTTTAGGACACAAACCCCTGATTCCCCATAGACAAAGTAAATGTTACGCTTTTGATCTTTTCTCCTGAACGAGATCAGCCTGAGCCTCCCAACTCTTCTGGTCTGAGTTAACTCAAACACCATGAGAAGTTATCTCAAGCACAACCATTAGCTTGTCaggactggaagagaccttagaatcaTCCCTGCCATTttatctaataaaaattaacagtaaggcTGGGACCAAACCGTTGTGTTTGTGGGACTGGTTAAAGTCCATGCAAGCATTTTCAGTGCTTACAGATGAAAAGAACCAGGGATAAAAGAGATGAGGAGTGGCCTGGCCACTGGTCTGCTGTCCAGATTGGTGTGGCCTTCGATGCCCCGGAACACCTTAGCATCACACTCTCTCTGACCCGTCAAGATGAAGTCACTGACCCCCTGATCTCTCCCTCCAGACTGTTATTGTGTCTCCCTGGACCCTGTCAGTTAGGCCCCCAATTAGGATGTACTGGGTTAGTGTGAGCTCCTCCTGCAGGCCTTCAGATTATGTCAGCACGGCCTATGTCCTTTCTTCCATGAGATGGGAATGTCCAGCCCCAAGCCAAGCCAGGTCTCTGACACCTGGTCTCTTCCCCATCCTTCCACCCTACAAGACCGGCACaaatcttctccctttcttcccaggCGCTGTGTTCTGGGCCCTCTTCCATAACAGCTCTTCCAATCAAACCACAGCCCTGATGCCGGCTCCAGCCCAGGCTCTTGCGCCCGGCCTGGGAATGCCAGGGGCTCTGCCTGCCCTCCGCCTTCTGCACCGAAACCTAGGCCGTCTGCCCTGGCCCCGACTGCTGGCTGCTACCATAGCCCTGGCCCAAGATGGCTTCTCCGTGGACAAAGCCTTAGCAGAGGCGCTGGCGGAGCGGGGTGCAGCGGGCCAGGCCACAGGCCTGTGCCCACTACTGTGCCACCCCAATGGGACCGTGCTGGGCCAGGGCAGCCACGTAACCAACCTGGGCCTGGCTGCTGTGCTCCAGAGAGCTGCCCAGACTCCCGAAAGTGATGGCCAGTTTCTGAGGGCTCTCCTGCGCCCAGTGGCAGAGGACTTGTACCTAGAAGAGCCCCTGCATGCCCGCCTGCCCACCCTGGAGCCAGCCGTGCAGCTTGCGTTGCCCCAAGGCCTGCTGTTTACCACCCCAAATCCCACAGCTGGTGAGCTACTACTGAAGATACTGAGGAACCCCCTGCAGGCAGGGTGGCTCCCCTCTGACCCTTGCCCTGAGCTCCTGGCAGCTGCCCAGGGTGCATACGCCGGGGCCGCTCCTGCAGCCCCTGTCGGCAGCCTCCTGGCAGCCATGGACAGAGAGGGCTCCGTGCTCCTCATGGCCTCCTCCCTCAACAGCACCTTTGGCTCCGGGAGGCTACTGCCATCCACAGGTATCCTCCTTAGTGACTTTGTGGAAGATTCCCAGACTCTCAGCTGGGCCTGCCCTGCCCTGCTGTGCTGCGGACCTGAGGGTGATGTGCTGGCTCTGGCAGCTCCCGGAGGATCCTCAGCACCCCTGGCTGTGGCCAGGACCCTGCTCAGCCACCTGGTTCTTCAGCAGCCCCTGCCCGATGCCGTCACTCAGCCCCAGCTACACATCCAGCTTGGCTCCAACGGGGCCCCCCTGACCTGCAGGAAGACCTCTCCTGAAACAGGGGCCCCCCGCCCTGAGGCTCTGCTCCTCGTGACCACCCAGGCTGAACACGTCAGGGCCACAGGCGTTCCGGCCAGCTCCTACCCTTCCCGTGGGCATTAGCCCAGGGAGTTATCCCTGCCTCGCAAGCACTTCTGGGGAATGGGGACTCTGTCAGAGGGGGTACTAGTGTCCGGCACTGACCTCCAGAGGTGGTCAGGGAGCCGCTGCTGCTTCTGCATGCAAAGGGGGCTATGTGGAAATGCTAAGGGAGGAACCTGGGAAGCATCTGTGGCACTGAGCGGTCTGCCAGGGGGCACTAAGGAAGTGTGAGAAGTCACAGGGACTATTAATGTGCTATTGCCAGAGGCAGCCAGGTGCCCCAGTGGCTGCAGCTTGGAGCTGGAGTCAGGTTCtacttatacatacacacacatacatacatatatccttagacaaatggggataatagcatgtATGTCCCAGGTTGTTGTACTGGTTATACAACCAGGGATATACAATTGTTTTGTATTCAGTGTATTGTTGTattggattaaatgagatatttgtgcctggtatatagtaggtgctatgattattGCATTCTCTTCCCTATACCAGCAGGATGCAGGGCACAGAATTAAGTGAGAAGGCCTgggaaagatggaggaaaattgggcaaaaaaatggggggaaaaaaggaagtcaGTGGTAGTTCTGCTTCCATCTTGCTGTGATTTCTGGAAAATCACTTCCCAGATCTGGGATTCAAGGCACCCACTTGTTAAATAAGAGGTTTAAATTAGGTGATGTGAAATGTAGCTTTCAGTTCTGATAGCCTCTAAATCTAAGTCTtttttactaaagaaaagaaggaaaaacattgtCAGATAGTTGTCATCTGCCACATTGGTCTAAATATGGGGTACACGTTTGTCCCTCAAATCTGGTTTATAAAAATCCTTGGTTTGGCCTATGATTTATGTTATAATATTCACTGTACACTTATATGTTTTTTACTTGCAAAGAAATCTCATGGAGCAGAGCTGGAAGGTATATGGCTTATATTTAGGGTAGCCTACATTTGGATAATTCCAATTATCTTGATACACTTATACATCCTGGGACATCGGGGTAAACTATCCACCTGGAAGTAGTCCATTAACTACCTGCTGCCCTCCTAATCCAGGAGATATGATTGATATTCTCACTCCAGTCTTTGCCTTGCTAGGGAAAAGGCTGAAAAgtggcggagggagggagggaagtaatcccaaaaaacactgaaaaggaaATCTTTGGAGTAGATATCCCAGACAGGATTGAGGTGAGGAAAAGGAACTGAAGCCATAATTTCTAAACTGGACTAGTCAATCCCATCTGTGATTGATCTTGGAGAAGAAAGCCCATACCTTTAAACTCTTTCAGCATCAGTTTCTGGTCTCTTAGGTTCATTTTGGggtatttcttttgtttgctttttttagtAAAAGttccttttgaaaataattttaatttcatctcacttgaattaaaaaaaaaaatgtctgttactatcaaaacattaaaagggaaggaGAGCCCCAAGAGGCATGGAAGTGGCAGCTATCCTGACCTGGTTCCTAAAAAATCATTGAACTTGaatgatataaatttttaaataaagttttttccTTCCCCTGGATTCTAGCTCACATCATAATTTCAGAACTCCGCACTTTCCCTGTACCCTGTTAAACTCCCAGAGAATGGGCTAGCATAGTTCCCTGGTCCTGCCTTACATTTAACCATGTGTCCTACAAGCACCTTAGACTCTGTTTataatgggcaagtcactcaatctcagtttcttcatctctataaTGAGAGGGTTAGACTAAATGTCCTTTGAACTCCATATCCATGACCATATGACTCTAAGAAGCTGCTCTTTATTCAGGGAGcatgtaaatgtgtatacatCTGAACATGTCTATACATAgctagaactgcacatgtttgtGCACCTTTAAGTGTGCCCTCTACATGGAGGCATGTTTATACCAGTGTCTGCAAAACTCTCCGAACTTGCAGTCGAGGGTCTGGAATGCATCTGTGTGTACACTTGGATCTAGATATGGGGACTCCCTCCTTGAGAAGAAGGAGACTCTCTAAGAGACACACCAAGCTTTTACTCTGACACAAGAGGacatggaaaagggattagactGGTCCGCTTGAGCACAGTGAGCCAAACTAGGACCAAGGGATAAGGTCAGATGGGTTCAAGAAAAATGATTATATCTCTCAAGTTAATAACCAGTTACTATTGAGGCGATTcaggattttttcccttcttatttcctCATTCTCTACTATGTCAAATCAGCCTCTGAGAAATAGggctgataatgagattggattTAACTTTCTTCTAACTGGGAAAGTTTAGATGCATCAAAATGCATCCTAATCTAGTAGAATTTGGGGTCACTGGGTTCTATTGAGACAAGGTTGGGTGGAGATAGTGAGCTGGGAGTGATCTGAATAGAGATAAAAGTGACAATCAAAGTCATGGCCCCTGATTTCTCATTAGAATAGGTCTGCCTCTCATAATAATATTCATACATTAATTGTTAATCACTCAGAGTTGAATGCCACCTGTTGGGAACACTTGTTATTCTTCCAAGAGTACATAAGTGTTAAGAGGTCTCCAGGAGGGATGTTTGGTTTACCAGAGATAGCCAAATGATcatcttttattaattattcactaGCCataattaattacccagaaattatgtttcTCAAACTTTGTACACATCATAGATTTGACAAACAATATGTGTACTCCAGAAAGGTGAGGTTGGATTTGTCAAGCATGTTATAAAGGGAATTCTTGGGCAGGTTGAAGCAAAAGGCTGCTGGGGTCACTTCCAACTCTGAAACACTGATTTGGTGGCATTCATTAAGACTTCTATCCTTCCTATACAAATCAGAGATGATTGACACTTCAGCTTAGCGACTATTCAACCCATCAATCAGATGAAACACAGGAAAAGTTCCTCTTTCTGAAGAGAAGGGGAGGCAAGGACAACCCCTCTAACCCAAAAAGTGGATATGAGAAGTCCCAAGGAATCCAATGAGAACTAGATTTAGACTAAGAACCAATCAGGGCAATCCAAACATGTAATCTTCAGTATGAATGACACACCTGAAGCTTTGACATTCTCTCATTTGAAGCTCTACACctatatttcccccattttcattttattgttgtgatccctatttttttttcctggcagtaaagacttttttaaaatggagatgaatATCCAGAATACTGAATATGAAGGCGGAagtttcaaatcttggctctaaTACTTATTCCATGTGTGTCCTTGAGCAAGTTATCCACTAAGgttttagtttcatcatctaaCACAAGACCACTTCCAATTCAAAACTCAGGATCCTAGGGGAAAAGTCTGAGTTTTAGAAACCAAGTGTCCCCTGGTGATAGTTCCCAGTAGTGGCAGTTTAAGAATGAGGGTGGATGAGATTTTCCTGGATTCTACAAGAAAAGGATGATCTGGTAGTTTGTCAAAGCTGACAACTTCAAAGGGTGAGTGGGTAGGTGTATAGTCCATTGCCTGGAAAGTATGTGTTCTTATGATGGAGGGTCACCTCTGAGCAAAGAATCCTCAAAAAATAACAAAGCCATAATTCATTGCCCTCCTGGGTGGACTATGTGATCCCCACTCAGGATTTTGGCTCTGGAGAAATGTGAGTCTTGGGGATGGCCAGATATTCTCTGTGGTTTTACCCTCCCAGATGAGGGGTATCTCCAAACATCTTTGACTGCCTCATTAGGGAGGTGACATTAAGGGATTTATCAAAACCTTCCTTAAACCTGTTCATGTTTTCAGCCTTGACCATGTCTCAGGCATAATATATTACTTATATGTAGTCCCTGTTGTTTGTATTGAACCTTTGATTTCAGTAGTATAGGGAAATCTCAGTGTAGATGATCACTTGCTTTACAAGTAACAGTCTTAGAAAATTTCCAGGGgccactgagagattaagtgatttttctaaagtcgCCCAAACATTACGTTCCAGAAGCGTGTCTCTAAGGCAGAACTTCTTGATGCAGAAACCAGCTATCTACCCACCACACTCTGCTGTATCAGCTTATTTGTCCTAAACCTGCGCCTCTCTCTCAAATCCTAAAAGAGATGTTGCCCCTCATTCTAAGGTCTGGAGTTTGAGTTAGCAAGTTCTATATCTCTCCACCGCCACCTCAAGGATTTTCTAAACTCTTCTTAGACAAGAGCATCCCCCATCCCACTGTCTAAGACCTCATGCCCAGAACTGCACATGGTTAGTGATTTACAGAATGTAATGGGGATGAGGAGGagcttcatttgttttttcttcctgatgTGCTATCTAGCATTTACAGTGACCTTTTAATCATAAGAATATTCAATAGGACCAGGGAAGCAAAGAAGGTGCCACTTTACCTCTGACCCTTAACCCCAATCTCTGCATGTCCAAAAATATAGGACTAAAGGAAGAGCTGGCACACATTTCATTGGAAATACACTCCAGTTCTAGAGCCACTCCATTCCACCTCAAGTCTCCCTCTACTCCTCCATCTGTTATATCCACTCAAAGACAAAGAATGAGACACTACAACTGGGTCAAAAATCTGGCACGAAGCAATAGATGGCCACAGTTGTTGGAAAAATCAATATTTCTGGGGTCTGTGGGCTCCACATCCATGGGAAGGAACAGGTGCTTCCAAGGTGAGTTCTGTGCCCCCAGGACAAGCTCCATGTCCTAAGGGAGAGCTCTGTGCCCCCAAAGCCATGCGTCCACAAGAGGGCTCTGTGTCCCCATGTTGATGAGCTCCACGTTCTCAAGGAGGACTCCAGGTCCAACAATAGGTCGTGTGTTCTGGGGTATTCAATGTCCCCAAGAAGGACAGTATGCTTGGGGACAGGTGTCAGCTGGCACAAATGCTGTTGATGGAAGGACCACCT of the Sarcophilus harrisii chromosome 1, mSarHar1.11, whole genome shotgun sequence genome contains:
- the GGT6 gene encoding glutathione hydrolase 6, which codes for MEQIWVDSQAGSLGSVKYQKLLFQESESEEEEEDEEEEEEEEEEMKVVLFPDSGHQRAPQANPAQSRLKIWTGILSALLLLGLSFYLAARQLKLTGASDQPQEVAADQVQSLDHHTSGHHHSPGVYPHGAVISESDTCSILGRDLLLDGGNVVDAGVGTALCLALVHPHETGLGAVFWALFHNSSSNQTTALMPAPAQALAPGLGMPGALPALRLLHRNLGRLPWPRLLAATIALAQDGFSVDKALAEALAERGAAGQATGLCPLLCHPNGTVLGQGSHVTNLGLAAVLQRAAQTPESDGQFLRALLRPVAEDLYLEEPLHARLPTLEPAVQLALPQGLLFTTPNPTAGELLLKILRNPLQAGWLPSDPCPELLAAAQGAYAGAAPAAPVGSLLAAMDREGSVLLMASSLNSTFGSGRLLPSTGILLSDFVEDSQTLSWACPALLCCGPEGDVLALAAPGGSSAPLAVARTLLSHLVLQQPLPDAVTQPQLHIQLGSNGAPLTCRKTSPETGAPRPEALLLVTTQAEHVRATGVPASSYPSRGH